In Actinomycetes bacterium, the genomic stretch AGCACCCGGAGAAGGCCGTCGAGAAGGCCGTCAAGGGGATGCTGCCGCACAACAGCCTCGGCCGGAACATGCTCAGGAAGCTCAAGGTCTACGCCGGCCCGGAGCACCCGCACCAGGCGCAGTCGCCGCAGCCCTACGAGATCACCCAGGTCGCGCAGTAGGCGCTCCGCCTCACCCGCCGACAGACCAGAGAGAGAAGCCGAGAGACACCGTGGCCGAGACCACCACCGAAGCCGTCGAGACCGACGCCGAGACCCCCGACAGCTACACCTCCGAGTCGTCGGTGGAGTCGTTCACGTCGGCGACACCGCGTGACATCGTCACCGCTCCTGGCGCGGCCACCGGCCGGCGCAAGCAGGCCATCGCGCGGGTCCGGCTCGTCCCGGGCTCCGGCCAGTGGACGGTCAACGGCCGTGCGCTGGACCAGTACTTCCCCAACAAGGTGCACCAGCAGCTGGTCAACGACCCGTTCGTGACCCTGGGCGCCGAGGACCGCTTCGACGTCATCGCGCGGATCCACGGTGGCGGCGTCTCGGGCCAGGCCGGCGCTCTGCGCCTCGCCATCTCGCGGGCGCTCAACGGCATCGACGAGGAGGGCAACCGTCCCTCGCTGAAGCGGGCCGGCTTCCTGACCCGCGACCCGCGGGCCAAGGAGCGCAAGAAGTACGGCCTGAAGAAGGCCCGCAAGGCGCCCCAGTACAGCAAGCGCTGATCGTCGGCGGCCTCGTGGGACGGGTCTTCGGGACCGACGGGGTGCGGGGCCTGGCCAACCGTGACCTCACGGCCGAGCTCGCCCTCGACCTGTCTGTCGCGGCCGCGCACGTGCTCGGGGACGTCGGTGCCTTCGAGGGGCACCGGCCGGTCGCCGTCGTCGGACGCGACCCCCGGGCGTCGGGCGAGTTCCTCACCGCGGCGGTCGTCGCCGGGCTGGCGAGCGCCGGCGTCGACGTCGTCGAGGCCGGCGTCATGCCGACCCCGGCCGTCGCGTTCCTCACCGCGGACCTCGGTGCCGACCTGGGCGCCGTCATCTCCGCCAGCCACAACCCGATGCCCGACAACGGGCTGAAGTTCCTGGCCCGCGGTGGGCACAAGCTCGCCGACGAGCTCGAGGACGCGATCGAGAAGCGCCTGCGCGAGGCGTGGGAGCGTCCGGTCGGCGCGGCCGTGGGCCGGGTGCGCCAGGACCCGTCGCTCGGCCAGCGGTACGCCGACCACCTGCTGTCGACGGTCCCGCACCGGCTGGACGGGCTGCGCGTGGTGCTCGACACGGCCAACGGGGCGGCGTACCGCCTCGCGCCCGCCATCCTGCAGGCCGCCGGCGCGGAGGTCGTGACCATCGGCGACCGGCCGGACGGCCTCAACATCAACGACGGCTACGGCTCGACGCACCTCGACCGGTTGCAGGCAGCGGTGCTCGAGCACGAAGCGGACGCCGGCATCGCGCTCGACGGCGACGCAGACCGCTGCCTTGCGGTCGACGCGTCCGGGGCCGTCGTCGACGGCGACCAGATCCTGGCGGTGCTCGCGCTCGCCATGCGCGAGAAGGACCGGCTGCACGACTCGACCGCGGTCGCGACGGTGATGTCCAACCTCGGCTTCCGGCTGGCGATGCAGCGGGAGCGGGTGTCAGTCGTCGAGACCCCCGTGGGCGACCGCTACGTGCTCGAGGCGATGAAGGACGGCGGCTACACCCTCGGGGGTGAGCAGTCGGGCCACGTCATCATGCTCGACCACGCGACGACCGGCGACGGCACGCTGACCGCCCTGCACCTGCTGGCCCGGGTGGCGGAGACGGGGACGTCGCTGCGCGACCTGGCCGGCGTGATGACCCGACTGCCCCAGGTCCTCGTCAACGTCCGCGGCGTCGACCGCGGCGGGGTCGACGACTGCGAGCCGCTGCAGAAGGCCGTCGCCGAGGCGTCCGCCGAGCTGGGGGAGACCGGGCGCGTGCTGCTGCGGCCGTCCGGAACCGAGCCGGTGGTGCGGGTCATGGTGGAGGCGGCGGAGGCGTCGCAGGCTGAGGCGGTGGCCGCCCGGCTGGCCGAGGTCGTGCGCGCCGAGCTCGCATTGGGCTGAGGCGTAGGGACGGGCCGGTTGGCCTGGCCGCGAGCTGACTGCCCTTGTGGACGGCGTCAGCGGCACGTCCAAGGTGTATGCCAGAATCGAACATGTGTTCGACAAAAGGATGCGCGACGCGATGTCGGAGGTCGCTGCGCTCGCCACGTCGGGCCGGGACCTCGGGGCAGCTGTCGGGTCGGCGGGAGCCGTCGCCGCCGTCGAGGCGGCCGGGGCCCGGCTCGACCGGGTGGCCGCCCTCGCTCCCGGGCCGTTGCAGATCGGGCTGCTGGCCGCGATCGACCCCGACTCCCTGGACCACGCCGGCCGGGTCGAGCTGCTCCAGGCCTGGGAGCGGGCCTCCCGGTGGGTCACCGCCCGCCAGCTGGACGCCGTTGTCGCGGTCGCCGGGCCGACGGCGACGAACCGGGACGACTTCGCCCGCGAGGACGTGCGAGCCGCGCTGCGCGAGGCAGGCGGCTCCTGGCGACAGGACGTCGACCTGGCCCGCTCGTTGCACGGTCGACTCGCGATGGCTGGAGCGGCCTTGGCGGCCGGCTCGCTGTCGTACCCGCAGGCACGGGCGCTGGAGCAGGAGACCGAGCCCCTCGACGACGAAGCGGCCCGAGAGGTGTGCGACCGGGTGCTCGCCGACGGGCGGACCCGGACGCCGGCCGACTTCCGTCGCCGGGTCAGGGCGGCGGTCATCGCGGTCGACCCCGTCGGCGCGGCGATGCGCGCAGAGACAGCCTCCGAACGTCGTCAGGTCGCCCGGCGCGTGCTGCCCGACGGGCAGGGATCCCTTGAGCTGGTCGGTCCGGCCACCGCGATCGCGGGCATCTGGGCGGTCCTGGCCCGGCGGGCCGGCCTCACCCACCCCGACGACCCACGCACCCTCGACCAGCGGCGCTTCGACGCCTTGCTGGACATCTG encodes the following:
- a CDS encoding DUF222 domain-containing protein, which gives rise to MSEVAALATSGRDLGAAVGSAGAVAAVEAAGARLDRVAALAPGPLQIGLLAAIDPDSLDHAGRVELLQAWERASRWVTARQLDAVVAVAGPTATNRDDFAREDVRAALREAGGSWRQDVDLARSLHGRLAMAGAALAAGSLSYPQARALEQETEPLDDEAAREVCDRVLADGRTRTPADFRRRVRAAVIAVDPVGAAMRAETASERRQVARRVLPDGQGSLELVGPATAIAGIWAVLARRAGLTHPDDPRTLDQRRFDALLDICRSASTERDLTDLVRNQDPGAGDDADCHDGAGDRAGPATSADGRASSASRRAR
- the rpsI gene encoding 30S ribosomal protein S9; protein product: MAETTTEAVETDAETPDSYTSESSVESFTSATPRDIVTAPGAATGRRKQAIARVRLVPGSGQWTVNGRALDQYFPNKVHQQLVNDPFVTLGAEDRFDVIARIHGGGVSGQAGALRLAISRALNGIDEEGNRPSLKRAGFLTRDPRAKERKKYGLKKARKAPQYSKR
- the glmM gene encoding phosphoglucosamine mutase: MGRVFGTDGVRGLANRDLTAELALDLSVAAAHVLGDVGAFEGHRPVAVVGRDPRASGEFLTAAVVAGLASAGVDVVEAGVMPTPAVAFLTADLGADLGAVISASHNPMPDNGLKFLARGGHKLADELEDAIEKRLREAWERPVGAAVGRVRQDPSLGQRYADHLLSTVPHRLDGLRVVLDTANGAAYRLAPAILQAAGAEVVTIGDRPDGLNINDGYGSTHLDRLQAAVLEHEADAGIALDGDADRCLAVDASGAVVDGDQILAVLALAMREKDRLHDSTAVATVMSNLGFRLAMQRERVSVVETPVGDRYVLEAMKDGGYTLGGEQSGHVIMLDHATTGDGTLTALHLLARVAETGTSLRDLAGVMTRLPQVLVNVRGVDRGGVDDCEPLQKAVAEASAELGETGRVLLRPSGTEPVVRVMVEAAEASQAEAVAARLAEVVRAELALG